A single Oryctolagus cuniculus chromosome 18, mOryCun1.1, whole genome shotgun sequence DNA region contains:
- the ERF gene encoding ETS domain-containing transcription factor ERF, which translates to MKTPADTGFAFPDWAYKPESSPGSRQIQLWHFILELLRKEEYQGVIAWQGDYGEFVIKDPDEVARLWGVRKCKPQMNYDKLSRALRYYYNKRILHKTKGKRFTYKFNFNKLVLVNYPFIDVGLAGGAVPQSAPPVPTGGSHFRFPPSTPSEVLSPTEDPRSPPACSSSSSSLFSAVVARRLGRGSVSDCSDGTSELEEPLGEDPRARPPGPPELGAFRGPPLARLPHDPGVFRVYPRPRGGPEPLSPFPVSPLAGPGSLLPPQLSPALPMTPTHLAYTPSPTLSPMYPSGGGGPSGSGGGSHFSFSPEDMKRYLQAHTQSVYNYHLSPRAFLHYPGLVVPQPQRPDKCPLPPMAPETPPVPSSASSSSSSSSSPFKFKLQPPPLGRRQRAAGEKAPAGADKGSGGGGAGAGGLAEGVGALAPPPPQIKVEPISEGESEEVEVTDISDEDEEDGEVFKTPRAPPAPPKPEPGEAPGAAQCMPLKLRFKRRWSEDCRLEGGGGPAGGLEDEGEDKKVRGEGPGEPGGPLTPRRVSSDLQRATAQLSLEPRDS; encoded by the exons ATGAAGACCCCGGCGGAcacag ggttCGCCTTCCCGGACTGGGCCTACAAGCCGGAGTCGTCCCCTGGCTCGAGGCAGATCCAGCTGTGGCACTTCATCCTGGAGCTGCTGCGGAAGGAGGAGTACCAGGGTGTCATCGCCTGGCAGGGAGACTACGGGGAGTTCGTCATCAAGGACCCGGACGAGGTGGCCCGGCTCTGGGGCGTGCGCAAGTGCAAGCCACAGATGAATTACGACAAGCTGAGCCGGGCCCTGcg CTACTATTACAACAAGCGCATTCTACACAAGACCAAGGGGAAACGGTTCACCTACAAGTTCAACTTCAACAAACTGGTGCTGGTTAATTACCCTTTTATCGACGTGGGGTTGGCTG GGGGTGCGGTGCCCCAGAGCGCCCCTCCAGTGCCGACAGGTGGCAGCCACTTCCGCTTCCCTCCCTCGACGCCCTCCGAGGTGCTGTCCCCCACCGAGGACCCCCGCTCGCCGCCAGCTTGCTCCTCGTCCTCATCCTCCCTCTTCTCGGCTGTGGTGGCCCGCCGCCTGGGCCGCGGCTCCGTCAGTGACTGCAGCGATGGCACGTCGGAGCTGGAGGAGCCACTGGGCGAGGATCCCCGGGCCCGGCCACCAGGTCCTCCGGAGCTGGGTGCCTTCCGAGGACCCCCCCTGGCCCGTCTGCCCCACGACCCTGGCGTCTTCCGAGTCTATCCCCGGCCCCGGGGTGGCCCTGAGCCCCTCAGCCCCTTCCCTGTGTCGCCTCTGGCggggcctggctccctgctgccccctcagCTCTCCCCGGCTCTGCCCATGACGCCCACCCACCTGGCCTACACACCTTCGCCCACGCTGAGCCCGATGTACCCCAGCGGCGGGGGGGGCCCCAGCGGCTCAGGGGGAGGCTCCCACTTCTCCTTCAGCCCCGAGGACATGAAACGGTACCTGCAGGCACACACCCAGAGCGTCTACAACTACCACCTCAGCCCCCGCGCCTTCCTGCACTACCCCGGGCTCGTGGTGCCGCAGCCTCAGCGCCCCGACAAGTGCCCGCTGCCGCCCATGGCGCCGGAGACCCCGCCGGTCCCCTCCTCGGCCtcgtcctcctcttcctcctcctcctccccgttCAAGTTTAAGCTCCAGCCACCCCCACTAGGACGCCGGCAGCGGGCCGCTGGGGAAAAGGCTCCTGCGGGCGCCGACAAGGGCAGCGGTGGAGGAGGCGCCGGCGCCGGCGGGCTGGCCGAAGGGGTGGGGGCGCTGGCCCCTCCGCCGCCGCAGATCAAGGTGGAGCCCATCTCGGAAGGCGAGtcggaggaggtggaggtgactGACATCAGCGACGAGGATGAGGAAGATGGGGAGGTGTTCAAGACGCCCCGCGCCCCGCCTGCGCCCCCCAAGCCGGAGCCCGGCGAGGCGCCCGGGGCGGCCCAGTGCATGCCCCTCAAGCTGCGATTCAAGCGGCGCTGGAGTGAGGACTGTCGGCTGGAGGGGGGCGGGGGCCCCGCTGGGGGCCTGGAGGATGAGGGTGAGGACAAGAAGGTGCGTGGTGAAGGCCCGGGGGAGCCCGGGGGCCCCCTCACTCCCAGGCGGGTGAGCTCCGACCTCCAGCGTGCCACGGCCCAGCTCTCCCTGGAACCCCGAGATTCCTGA